The following are from one region of the Salvia hispanica cultivar TCC Black 2014 chromosome 1, UniMelb_Shisp_WGS_1.0, whole genome shotgun sequence genome:
- the LOC125202813 gene encoding cytochrome P450 71AU50-like, which produces MDWIWSSTTIALAITFLYLLHQWQSNKKKPPLPPGPKGLPIIGHFHLLGKNPHQDLYHLARKHGPIMYTRFGSIPTIIVSSPSAAELFLKTHDLIFADRPHHEAAFHLGYQQRNLVFARYGPYWRNMRKLSALDLLSALKIAQFEATRRAEVASMVDSLRAAREEAVDMGVMLAAVSADMISLMVFGGKFAEWELDGARFKEVVEEAVAEGAAFNLGDYFPRLRWMDLQGSARRLKKLSGIFDRFLERIIDEHVGRKERSLDFVDTIMAILDSGEAGFEFDRRHVKAVLLDMLIAGIDTSAAAVEWTLTELIRHPAEMKKLQKDLEQIAGRNQMIDEHHLSNLEYLDCVIKESMRLHPVGPLLIHQATEECVVGGYHIPNKARVLVNVWAIGRDPDIWPDPERFAPDRFLGSRVDLRGQDFQLIPFGSGRRGCPGLQLGLTVVRLMVAQLVHCFDWELPNGIEPGEIDMSEKFGLVTSKAEHLIAKPVYRLS; this is translated from the exons CTCCCAATCATCGGCCACTTCCACTTATTAGGAAAGAATCCTCACCAAGATCTATACCATCTAGCCCGCAAACACGGCCCCATCATGTACACCCGCTTCGGCTCCATCCCAACCATCATCGTCTCCTCCCCCTCCGCCGCCGAGCTCTTCCTCAAAACCCACGACCTCATCTTCGCCGACCGCCCCCACCACGAGGCCGCCTTCCACCTCGGCTACCAGCAGCGCAACCTCGTCTTCGCCCGCTACGGCCCCTACTGGCGCAACATGCGCAAGCTCAGCGCCCTCGACCTCCTCAGCGCCCTCAAGATCGCGCAGTTCGAGGCCACGAGGAGGGCGGAGGTCGCGAGCATGGTCGACTCGCTCAGGGCGGCGCGTGAGGAGGCGGTGGACATGGGCGTGATGCTGGCGGCGGTGAGCGCGGATATGATCAGTTTGATGGTGTTTGGGGGGAAGTTTGCGGAGTGGGAGCTGGACGGGGCGAGGTTTAaggaggtggtggaggaggcGGTGGCGGAGGGGGCGGCGTTCAACCTCGGGGACTATTTTCCGAGGCTGAGGTGGATGGATCTTCAAGGGTCGGCGCGGAGGCTGAAGAAGCTGAGTGGGATTTTTGATAGGTTTCTTGAGAGGATTATTGATGAGCATGTTGGGAGGAAAGAGAGGAGTCTTGATTTCGTCGATACGATCATGGCGATTCTCGACTCCGGTGAGGCTGGGTTCGAGTTCGACCGACGCCATGTCAAGGCCGTGTTACTG GATATGTTGATTGCAGGTATAGACACTTCGGCAGCGGCAGTGGAATGGACACTAACTGAACTAATCAGGCATCCAGCAGAAATGAAGAAGCTCCAAAAAGATCTTGAACAAATCGCGGGACGAAATCAGATGATAGACGAACATCATCTTTCCAACCTCGAATACCTCGATTGTGTCATCAAAGAATCAATGAGGCTTCACCCCGTTGGTCCGTTGCTCATCCACCAAGCCACGGAAGAGTGTGTGGTTGGCGGATACCACATACCGAACAAAGCCCGAGTTCTTGTGAATGTGTGGGCTATCGGGAGGGATCCGGATATTTGGCCAGACCCCGAAAGATTTGCTCCCGATAGATTTCTAGGGAGCAGAGTGGATCTCCGCGGTCAAGATTTTCAGCTCATACCGTTCGGGTCGGGTAGAAGGGGTTGTCCCGGATTGCAATTAGGGCTAACCGTGGTTCGATTGATGGTGGCACAGTTGGTTCATTGCTTCGATTGGGAGCTCCCTAATGGAATAGAGCCTGGTGAAATAGACATGTCTGAGAAATTTGGTTTGGTCACTTCTAAGGCTGAGCATCTCATTGCTAAACCGGTTTATAGGTTATCTTAA